One segment of Carya illinoinensis cultivar Pawnee chromosome 1, C.illinoinensisPawnee_v1, whole genome shotgun sequence DNA contains the following:
- the LOC122318093 gene encoding uncharacterized protein LOC122318093, whose translation MTDRKRAMPFTTSGSAEKKRPFSSPEKGKGIMIGGQKPSFYSPCPKCGKLHSGECYRGYGVCYRCGKPGHMIRDCPNTKQGSGTGDRKPRPHIPARVYAVTPGSVNLLRFLACALFDSGASQSFVSAAFARICSLQTELLPRRVVVLIPDGNTVSCTRLVKDCPLELEGRTLKANLLVFGQMEFDLILGMDWLFKHYAKIDCRKREVVFEPPTEDRMSYAGTLVKATPTLISALQRRQPKL comes from the exons ATGACCGATCGAAAGAGGGCCATGCCATTTACTACAAGCGGTAGTGCTGAGAAAAAGAGGCCTTTTTCTAGTCCGGAGAAAGGCAAGGGAATAATGATAGGAGGACAGAAGCCGTCCTTTTATTCACCATGCCCTAAGTGTGGTAAGCTTCATTCTGGAGAATGTTACAGGGGATATGGAGTCTGTTACCGATGTGGAAAACCAGGACATATGATTAGAGATTGTCCTAACACCAAGCAAGGTAGTGGAACTGGTGATCGCAAGCCAAGGCCCCACATCCCGGCACGCGTGTATGCAGTAACACCag gaagtgTTAATTTGTTAAGGTTCTTGGCTTGTGCACTATTCGATTCGGGTGCGTCGCAGTCCTTTGTGTCTGCAGCGTTTGCACGAATTtgtagtttgcagactgaactcTTACCACGACGGGTTGTAGTATTAATTCCCGATGGGAATACAGTATCTTGTACCCGTTTAGTTAAGGATTGTCCGTTAGAGCTAGAAGGAAGGACACTAAAGGCTAACTTGTTAGTATTCGGGCAGATGGAATTCGAcctgattttggggatggactggCTTTTCAAGCACTATGCTAAGATAGACTGTCGGAAACGAGAGGTTGTGTTTGAACCTCCCACTGAAGACAGGATGAGTTACGCTGGAACATTAGTTAAGGCCACCCCAACTTTGATCTCGGCGTTGCAA AGGAGACAACCAAAACTATAG